From Aurantimicrobium sp. INA4, one genomic window encodes:
- a CDS encoding phosphoribosyltransferase family protein: MSSGTIREWVANACREALSLVLPVSCAGCGELDYNLCPACQAVLVPELQYRELFDPVSETRLPLWYSLELTEVSSSVLHEFKEQGRTSVAKHLARPYVSALQAAYADGRAESSSTAAHITWVVPPSSRANFRQRGYVPITVLTQAAGVRAQRLLVNTRRRVDQSVLGRIERFENMRGSFRAVKNLNGRSVIILDDVLTTGATLLECARALRAEGANVIGAAVLAYTPKNFQDTRRKIA; encoded by the coding sequence ATGAGCAGTGGAACAATCCGTGAATGGGTAGCTAACGCGTGCAGAGAGGCACTCTCGTTAGTTCTGCCGGTAAGTTGCGCGGGATGCGGTGAACTCGATTACAACCTCTGTCCTGCGTGCCAAGCTGTGCTAGTTCCAGAGCTTCAATACCGTGAACTGTTCGACCCAGTTTCGGAGACCCGGCTTCCGCTGTGGTATTCCTTGGAGCTCACGGAAGTGTCCAGTTCTGTGCTGCATGAATTCAAAGAGCAAGGCAGAACCTCTGTGGCTAAACACTTAGCCAGGCCTTACGTGTCAGCACTGCAGGCTGCGTATGCAGATGGCAGAGCTGAAAGCTCAAGCACTGCTGCGCACATCACCTGGGTGGTTCCGCCCAGCAGCAGGGCAAACTTCAGGCAACGTGGGTATGTCCCCATCACGGTCTTGACGCAAGCAGCTGGTGTGAGAGCTCAGCGTTTGCTGGTGAACACTCGACGACGCGTCGATCAATCCGTGTTGGGCAGGATAGAGCGCTTCGAGAATATGCGCGGCTCATTTCGGGCAGTAAAGAACCTTAACGGACGCTCCGTCATCATCCTGGATGACGTTCTGACCACAGGGGCAACCCTGCTGGAATGTGCCCGGGCACTGCGTGCCGAGGGCGCCAACGTCATTGGTGCAGCTGTGCTGGCTTACACGCCAAAAAACTTTCAGGACACTCGCAGAAAAATTGCGTGA